Proteins from a single region of Oryza brachyantha chromosome 6, ObraRS2, whole genome shotgun sequence:
- the LOC102700907 gene encoding PLAT domain-containing protein 3-like, translated as MATPSPAPPKILLFFLLLALAVAVQCSTSSELDVGGGGNVDYDCVYTVFVRTGSAWKGGTDSAIGVEFAGADGRGVRIADLERWGGLMGARHDYYERGNLDAFSGRGPCLPAAPCWMNLTSDGAGARHGWYCSYVEVTATGPHRGCAQRRFDVEQWLATDASPYRLTAVRDRCRSAGNSAAA; from the coding sequence ATGGCAACTCCTTCCCCTGCCCCTCCAAAgatcctcctcttcttcctcctccttgcgCTGGCTGTCGCGGTGCAGTGCAGCACGTCCTCGGAGCTcgatgtcggcggcggcggcaacgtgGACTACGACTGCGTGTACACCGTGTTCGTCAGGACGGGCTCGGCGTGGAAGGGCGGCACGGACTCGGCGATCGGCGTGGAGTTCGCCGGcgcggacgggcgcggcgTGCGGATCGCCGACCTGGAGCGGTGGGGCGGGCTGATGGGCGCCCGCCACGACTACTACGAGCGGGGCAACCTCGACGCCTTCAGCGGCCGCGGCCCCTGcctgccggcggcgccgtgctgGATGAACCTCACctccgacggcgccggcgcgcgccacGGGTGGTACTGCAGCTACGTCGAGGTGACGGCCACGGGGCCGCACCGCGGGTGCGCCCAGCGGCGGTTCGACGTCGAGCAGTGGCTCGCCACCGACGCCTCGCCGTACCGCCTCACCGCCGTGCGCGACCGCTGCCGGAGCGCCGGGAACAGCGCCGCGGCGTAA
- the LOC102719395 gene encoding transcription factor MYB93-like produces MGRSPCCDENGLKKGPWTPEEDEKLMGYIQKHGHGSWRVLPKLAGLNRCGKSCRLRWTNYLKPDIKRGSFSREEEQTILQLHSILGNKWSAIAKHLPGRTDNEIKNFWNTHLRKKLIKMGIDPMTHRPRTDLIQSLPQLIALASLRQIIEQRPWDGHIEGLQTVAVQAAKLEYMQSLLHSAVSIVTSPTNSSNRLNTCTTELEQTNLLSPPQVPSSSVHELAGQVPHSHMPSTSFDQQIGKTNLFSNNIMNGNEWCSIEAENSSQKSLLVPENSLPPLTDMPVPNFCNTISTPNCDGSNSILLPSWSEILLDEELMDEFA; encoded by the exons ATGGGGAGGTCTCCTTGTTGTGATGAGAATGGCCTCAAGAAGGGCCCCTGGACTCCTGAAGAAGATGAGAAGCTCATGGGCTACATTCAGAAACATGGCCATGGAAGCTGGAGAGTCTTACCTAAACTTGCTG GCCTGAACAGATGTGGTAAGAGCTGCAGGTTAAGATGGACCAACTATCTGAAACCAGACATCAAGAGAGGGAGTTTCTCACGTGAGGAAGAACAAACCATCCTCCAGCTACACTCCATCCTTGGCAACAA GTGGTCAGCTATTGCAAAGCATCTCCCTGGTCGTACAGATAACGAGATCAAGAATTTCTGGAACACCCACCTCAGGAAGAAACTCATCAAGATGGGCATTGATCCAATGACCCACCGCCCAAGAACCGACCTCATTCAATCCCTCCCACAGCTCATTGCACTTGCCAGCCTCCGCCAGATCATCGAGCAACGACCATGGGATGGCCATATTGAGGGGTTGCAGACTGTGGCAGTTCAGGCTGCCAAGCTCGAATACATGCAATCACTTCTACATTCTGCAGTATCCATTGTGACCAGCCCCACGAACAGCAGCAACCGCCTAAACACCTGCACCACCGAACTGGAGCAGACCAACCTCCTGAGCCCTCCACAAGTGCCTTCTTCAAGTGTCCATGAATTAGCTGGGCAGGTGCCTCACAGCCACATGCCTAGCACTTCATTTGACCAGCAAATTGGCAAAACCAACCTGTTCTCAAATAACATCATGAATGGCAATGAGTGGTGCAGCATCGAGGCAGAGAACAGTAGCCAGAAAAGCTTGTTGGTCCCTGAAAACTCACTCCCACCACTCACTGACATGCCGGTGCCCAACTTTTGTAATACTATCAGCACACCAAACTGTGATGGCAGCAATAGTATTCTATTGCCCAGTTGGTCTGAAATCCTACTTGATGAAGAACTCATGGATGAGTTTGCCTGA
- the LOC102719964 gene encoding annexin D1-like, whose translation MATLTVPSAVPPVADDCEQLRKAFQGWGTNEALIISILAHREAAQRRAIRRAYADTYGEELLRSITDEISGDFERAVILWTLDPAERDAVLANEVARKWHPGNRVLVEIACTRGSAQLFAVRQAYHERFKRSLEEDVAAHVTGDFRKLLVPLVSAYRFEGPEVNTKLAQSEAKILHEKIQHKAYADDEIIRILTTRSKAQLLATFNRYNDEYGHPINKDLKADPKDEFLATLRAVIRCFSCPDRYFEKVIRLAIAGMGTDENSLTRIITTRAEVDLKLIKEAYQKRNSVPLERAVAGDTSGDYERMLLALLGQE comes from the exons ATGGCGACGCTCACCGTCCCCTCCGCCGTCCCGCCCGTCGCCGACGACTGCGAGCAGCTCCGCAAGGCCTTCCAAG GGTGGGGCACGAACGAGGCGCTCATCATCTCCATCCTCGCCCACCGCGAGGCGGCGCAGCGCCGCGCCATCCGCCGGGCCTACGCCGACACATACGGCGAGGAGCTCCTCCGCAGCATCACTGACGAGATCTCCGGCGACTTCGAG AGGGCCGTGATCCTGTGGACGCTGGACCCGGCGGAGCGCGACGCGGTGCTCGCCAACGAGGTCGCCAGGAAGTGGCACCCCGGGAACCGCGTGCTGGTGGAGATCGCGTGCACGCGCGGCTCCGCGCAGCTCTTCGCGGTCAGGCAGGCCTACCACGAGCGCTTCAAGCGCTCGCTCGAGGAGGATGTCGCGGCGCACGTCACTGGTGACTTCCGCAAG CTTTTGGTGCCACTTGTAAGTGCTTACCGTTTCGAGGGACCAGAGGTCAACACAAAGTTGGCACAATCAGAAGCCAAAATACTGCATGAGAAGATCCAGCATAAGGCTTATGCTGATGATGAGATCATCAGAATTCTCACCACTAGGAGCAAGGCTCAGTTGCTTGCAACATTCAATCGTTACAATGATGAATATGGTCACCCAATCAACAAG GATCTCAAGGCTGATCCGAAGGACGAGTTCCTTGCCACGCTGCGTGCAGTCATCCGCTGCTTCAGTTGCCCTGACAGGTACTTTGAGAAAGTTATCAGGTTGGCCATCGCAGGGATGGGAACAGACGAGAACTCCCTTACCAGGATCATTACCACTCGTGCCGAGGTGGACCTGAAGCTGATCAAGGAAGCGTACCAGAAGAGAAACAGTGTCCCGCTGGAGCGCGCGGTCGCAGGGGACACATCTGGGGACTACGAGAGGATGCTTCTTGCTCTTCTGGGTCAGGAGTGA
- the LOC121054794 gene encoding uncharacterized protein LOC121054794 — MRALIFTHQPTVMDNIVCSTLQERKFEGVMEISILKAFNSPSMFRMRRKCHYRLPLCTRCSIIKIVPHNKMIFGTYEREIWCCHVTGDLHSHDAPIDMIEGMLCYGE, encoded by the exons ATGCGTGCACTTATCTTCACCCATCAGCCTACTGTTATGGATAACATCGTATGCAG CACTTTACAAGAAAGGAAGTTTGAGGGTGTAATGGAGATTTCTATACTAAAAGCTTTCAATTCGCCCAG TATGTTTAGAATGAGAAGAAAGTGCCACTACCGGCTGCCTCTGTGCACCAGGTGCTCAATAATCAAGATAGTGCCTCACAACAAGATGATCTTTGGGACATATGAGAGGGAAATATGGTGCTGCCATGTCACCGGAGACCTCCATTCTCACGACGCACCAATTGATATG ATCGAAGGAATGTTATGCTATGGTGAATGA
- the LOC102719681 gene encoding oxidation resistance protein 1-like: MGYLPSLGGKAAHLVSDLATVILNPVSERESQRHPSHLPEATEVQENMYDDDDDDSVKNSEIPYGPDTSSFRAFLMSFMSSSNSSNDSMEIIPEHNMDMEYPTLTPVGKGSNGRKGLLSRGKHSIGKIINKAGRIGGFRQKTSYNIDDGTVQTESDAPGFELKGSKESASHEKLPAMSEPSMLLSETMRTVLYTSLPVLVQGRNWMLVYSTWRHGISLSTLYRRSMLCAGYSLLIVGDRKGAVFGGLVEAPLQPLIKKKYQGTNSCFVFTNIAGRPVIYRPTGANNYFTHCSTDYLAMGGGGHFALYLDGDLMNGSSSTSDTFNNPCLSRSQEFEVKDVELWGFVNASKYDEMLTICRTEKQGIWNL; the protein is encoded by the exons ATGGGGTACCTGCCGTCGCTGGGGGGCAAGGCGGCGCACCTGGTGTCCGACCTCGCCACCGTCATCCTCAACCCCGTCTCCGAGCGGGAGAGCCAGCGCCATCCCTCCCACCTCCCG GAGGCCACTGAAGTGCAAGAAAATATGTATGATGACGATGACGATGATTCAGTCAAAAACTCTGAGATTCCTTATGGCCCTGACACATCTTCCTTCAGAGCATTTCTGATGTCATTTATGTCGTCATCAAACTCCAGCAATGATTCAATGGAAATCATTCCTGAGCACAATATGGATATGGAATATCCAACTTTAACACCTGTTGGGAAGGGAAGCAATGGAAGGAAGGGCCTGCTTAGCAGAGGGAAGCATTCCATTGGAAAAATTATTAACAAAGCAGGCAGAATTGGTGGTTTCAGACAAAAGACCAGCTAcaatattgatgatggaactgTTCAGACAGAATCTGATGCACCGGGGTTTGAACTTAAGGGATCAAAGGAATCTGCTTCACATGAAAAGTTACCAGCCATGTCTGAACCATCCATGCTTTTGTCTGAAACCATGCGAACTGTTCTTTATACATCTCTTCCTGTACTTGTTCAAGGAAGGAACTGGATGTTGGTATACAG TACCTGGAGACATGGAATATCTTTATCCACTCTGTACAGAAGGAGCATGCTTTGTGCTGGTTATTCACTTTTG ATAGTTGGGGATCGAAAAGGAGCTGTGTTTGGTGGTTTAGTTGAGGCCCCATTGCAAccattaataaaaaagaagtatCAG GGGACCAACAGCTGCTTTGTGTTCACCAATATAGCCGGTCGCCCTGTTATATATCGTCCAACAG GTGCTAATAACTACTTCACTCACTGCTCCACCGATTATTTGGCAATGGGAGGTGGTGGTCACTTTGCACTTTATCTCGATGGAGACCT TATGAACGGTTCAAGTTCAACGTCAGACACATTTAACAACCCATGCTTATCACGTTCCCAGGAGTTTGAGGTCAAAGATGTTGAG CTGTGGGGCTTCGTCAATGCTTCCAAGTATGATGAGATGCTCACGATCTGCCGTACTGAGAAGCAAGGGATCTGGAATCTGTGA